In the genome of Streptomyces collinus, one region contains:
- a CDS encoding allophanate hydrolase — MSALTPTARVEAAYDRIESAGRPEIWIHLRPRDEVLAEAAGIDPALPLAGLVAAVKDNIDVAGLPTTAGAPSYAYRPQADAPAVARLRAAGAVVLGKTNLDQFATGLVGTRSPYGAVRNAWDTARISGGSSSGSAVAVALGIADIALGTDTAGSGRVPAALNGIVGVKPTKGLVPVTGVVPACRTLDCVTVFARDLRLARIATEIAEGPDPADPLSRTGPQLPPPPARPRVAIPAQEHLAGMAEGWREAFGATVARLASTGTDIVEVDITPLLQAAELLYGGAFVAARYAAVGEHLEKHRDLTGTDLDPTVASIVLAGREKTAADWAADTARLAALGAAGRAALDGCAALLTPATTWHPTLDEVAADPVGANARMGRFTNFANLLDYASLAVPAGFVDGLPFGVMFTGPAFSDRALAALAERLANPGLDLFVVGAHLTGQPLNAQLVQAGGTLVGPARTADGYRLYALATEPPKPGLVRVPEDGPGAGTGPGRGPVAGGGAVRGIEGEIWRLPASGFGTFTAAVPAPMTIGTVELADGQRISGFLVEPYAVEGAPDITRFGGWRAYAASA, encoded by the coding sequence ATGAGCGCCCTGACACCGACCGCACGCGTCGAGGCCGCCTATGACCGCATCGAGAGCGCCGGCCGGCCCGAGATCTGGATCCACCTCAGGCCCCGTGACGAGGTGCTCGCCGAGGCGGCCGGGATCGACCCGGCGCTGCCGTTGGCCGGCCTGGTCGCAGCCGTCAAGGACAACATCGACGTGGCCGGCCTGCCCACGACCGCGGGCGCCCCCTCGTACGCCTACCGGCCGCAGGCCGACGCGCCCGCGGTGGCGAGGCTGCGCGCGGCCGGCGCGGTGGTGCTCGGGAAGACCAACCTGGACCAGTTCGCCACCGGCCTGGTCGGCACCCGCAGCCCCTACGGCGCGGTCCGCAACGCCTGGGACACGGCCCGCATCTCCGGCGGGTCGTCCTCGGGCTCCGCCGTCGCCGTCGCGCTGGGCATCGCCGACATCGCGCTCGGCACCGACACGGCCGGTTCAGGACGGGTGCCCGCCGCGCTCAACGGCATCGTAGGGGTCAAGCCCACCAAGGGCCTGGTGCCGGTGACCGGGGTGGTCCCCGCCTGCCGCACCCTCGACTGCGTGACCGTCTTCGCCCGCGACCTGCGGCTCGCCCGCATCGCCACGGAGATCGCCGAGGGCCCCGACCCTGCCGACCCGCTCTCCCGCACCGGCCCTCAACTCCCGCCGCCACCGGCGCGCCCAAGGGTCGCCATCCCGGCTCAAGAACATCTGGCGGGCATGGCCGAAGGCTGGCGCGAGGCCTTCGGCGCCACGGTCGCCCGCCTGGCGAGCACCGGAACGGACATCGTCGAGGTCGACATCACTCCGCTCCTCCAGGCCGCAGAACTGCTGTACGGCGGCGCGTTCGTCGCCGCGCGGTACGCCGCCGTGGGCGAGCACCTGGAGAAGCACCGCGACCTGACCGGGACGGACCTCGACCCCACCGTGGCCTCCATCGTGCTGGCCGGCCGGGAGAAGACCGCCGCCGACTGGGCCGCGGACACCGCCCGGCTCGCCGCCCTCGGCGCCGCCGGACGCGCGGCCCTCGACGGCTGCGCCGCGCTCCTGACCCCGGCCACCACCTGGCACCCCACCCTCGACGAGGTGGCGGCCGATCCGGTCGGTGCCAATGCCCGGATGGGGCGCTTCACCAACTTCGCCAACCTGCTGGACTACGCCTCGCTCGCCGTTCCCGCCGGGTTCGTGGACGGCCTGCCGTTCGGCGTGATGTTCACCGGACCGGCGTTCTCCGACCGTGCCCTGGCCGCCCTGGCCGAGCGGCTCGCCAATCCGGGGCTCGACCTGTTCGTGGTGGGCGCCCACCTCACGGGGCAGCCGCTCAACGCCCAATTGGTGCAGGCCGGCGGCACGCTGGTGGGCCCGGCGCGCACCGCAGACGGCTACCGGCTGTACGCCCTGGCCACCGAACCGCCCAAACCGGGCCTGGTCAGGGTGCCCGAGGATGGTCCGGGCGCCGGCACCGGGCCGGGCCGAGGCCCCGTAGCGGGCGGCGGGGCGGTAAGAGGTATCGAGGGCGAGATCTGGCGGCTGCCGGCTTCGGGGTTCGGGACGTTCACCGCCGCCGTTCCGGCGCCGATGACCATCGGCACCGTAGAGCTGGCCGACGGACAGCGAATCAGCGGCTTCCTCGTGGAGCCGTACGCCGTCGAAGGCGCACCCGACATCACCCGCTTCGGCGGCTGGCGGGCCTACGCCGCGTCCGCGTGA
- a CDS encoding ATP-binding protein, translated as MSATTGNPPHAPDPPRHARRTPRFRRRAATLLDRWPFRRKLNVLVIAPIAVVGVLLGVGAYGQVQQARDADRIADLVRDSEQVARLINDVQAEHRQALLLSVQYDSARPGAPLPPTSDYRRAQRSTDAQAAAVRSAFASGLPHEEAQALDFIRGLGVLREKLERGYVPAANIDPAYASAVEYLIDGIGLGRYSGTTSSSVMTILDTVLRADASHAAFESAVFSAQTRDANALTEYSRAVGARKLYDHQLDRFERIAAPAQVLRMDGMRRSAEQYGVEARFAELQIDPGALQGQTPKQLRKAIADGTRQSEARLGITRSLIEQTAARADAVSADALRNAVYLLGLTLLGFAAWLTLCVLIRRSVVRPLEALTRSAQEVVDVAGEELARVSDDESDDSTPLRPRSIPVPVRDEIGELAEAFNQVQVTAAQLLERQVLSRRNVAEMFGNVGRRVSNLTTRQLMLIDAVEREETDPELLERLYSIDHIAVRLQRNADSLMLLAGIRETGAEARPTPLANVIRASLGQIEGYQRVSLRAETEVTVAPDIVGDLTLMLAELLENAVAFSPSHTPVEVAVRPGTDVTEDGGALIEVIDHGLGMSAERLAEENARLVRRERLDLVPTRVLGLFAVGSLARRWGVRVSLSRTPGGGVTATVWIPASLLLAMGPEGPENAGQPVVVRQSVDVKQPADAEQPVDTGLIGAVAAFPVRSGQETAAPAPSRVPVSGTGVTEPSAAPSSHDALPRRRPARTAAGPAVAERAVEDADGERSPTSGEQRAADDSRPLRRRVRGATLARTSPRADRGAPQVRQPADAEAVRTELDEFEAAVRRAEQDSAHARREPAPSHHRQSQKESGSDHVDS; from the coding sequence GTGTCCGCCACCACTGGGAACCCGCCGCACGCGCCGGACCCGCCCAGGCATGCCCGCCGGACTCCGCGGTTTCGCCGCAGGGCGGCGACCCTTCTCGACCGGTGGCCCTTCCGGCGCAAGCTCAACGTCCTGGTGATCGCGCCCATCGCGGTCGTCGGCGTGCTGCTCGGCGTCGGCGCCTACGGCCAGGTACAGCAGGCGCGGGACGCCGACCGGATCGCGGACCTGGTGCGCGACAGTGAACAGGTCGCGCGGCTCATCAACGACGTACAGGCCGAACACCGGCAGGCGCTTCTGCTCTCCGTGCAGTACGACTCGGCCCGCCCCGGAGCCCCACTGCCGCCGACCTCCGACTACCGACGGGCGCAGCGCAGCACCGACGCGCAAGCTGCCGCCGTGCGTTCGGCGTTCGCCTCCGGCCTGCCGCATGAGGAGGCGCAGGCGCTCGACTTCATTCGCGGCCTCGGTGTCCTGCGCGAAAAGCTCGAACGGGGCTATGTCCCCGCCGCCAACATCGACCCGGCGTACGCCTCCGCGGTCGAGTACCTGATCGACGGCATCGGCCTGGGGCGCTACTCCGGCACCACGTCGTCCTCGGTCATGACGATCCTGGACACGGTGCTGCGCGCCGACGCGTCCCATGCGGCCTTTGAGAGCGCCGTGTTCTCCGCCCAGACCAGGGACGCCAACGCCCTCACCGAGTACAGCCGGGCGGTCGGCGCCCGCAAGCTCTACGACCATCAGCTGGACCGGTTCGAGCGCATCGCCGCACCGGCGCAGGTCCTGCGCATGGACGGTATGCGGCGCAGTGCCGAACAGTACGGTGTCGAAGCCCGGTTCGCGGAGCTGCAGATCGATCCCGGGGCCCTGCAGGGCCAGACGCCGAAGCAGCTGCGCAAGGCGATCGCCGATGGGACCCGGCAGTCCGAAGCCCGGCTCGGCATCACCAGGTCGCTGATCGAGCAGACCGCCGCCCGGGCCGACGCCGTCTCCGCGGATGCCTTGCGGAACGCCGTCTACCTGCTCGGTCTGACCCTGCTCGGCTTCGCCGCCTGGCTGACCTTGTGCGTCCTGATCCGGCGTTCGGTCGTGCGCCCCCTGGAAGCCCTGACCCGCTCCGCCCAGGAGGTCGTCGACGTGGCGGGCGAGGAACTCGCCCGGGTCTCCGACGACGAGTCCGACGACAGCACCCCCCTGCGACCGAGGTCGATCCCGGTCCCGGTCCGTGACGAGATCGGCGAACTGGCCGAGGCGTTCAACCAGGTTCAGGTCACCGCCGCCCAGTTGCTGGAGCGGCAGGTGCTCAGCCGGCGCAACGTCGCCGAGATGTTCGGCAACGTCGGTCGCCGGGTGAGCAACCTGACGACTCGTCAGCTCATGCTGATCGACGCCGTCGAACGCGAGGAGACCGACCCCGAACTGCTGGAACGGCTGTACAGCATCGACCACATCGCCGTACGCCTCCAGCGCAACGCCGACAGCCTGATGCTGCTCGCCGGAATCAGGGAGACCGGCGCGGAGGCCCGGCCGACCCCCCTGGCCAACGTCATCAGGGCGTCGCTCGGCCAGATCGAGGGCTACCAGCGGGTGTCCCTGCGGGCCGAGACGGAGGTCACGGTCGCGCCCGACATCGTCGGTGACCTGACGCTGATGCTCGCCGAACTGCTGGAGAACGCGGTCGCGTTCTCGCCCTCCCATACGCCCGTCGAAGTGGCCGTCCGCCCCGGGACCGACGTCACCGAGGACGGCGGGGCGCTGATCGAGGTCATCGACCACGGCCTCGGCATGAGCGCGGAGCGCCTCGCCGAGGAGAACGCCCGGCTCGTGCGCCGGGAACGGCTCGACCTCGTGCCGACCAGGGTGCTCGGCCTCTTCGCGGTCGGCAGTCTTGCCCGGCGGTGGGGCGTGCGCGTGTCCCTGAGCCGCACGCCGGGCGGCGGGGTCACCGCAACCGTCTGGATCCCCGCCTCGCTCCTGCTGGCCATGGGTCCCGAGGGCCCCGAAAACGCCGGGCAGCCCGTGGTCGTCAGGCAGTCCGTGGACGTCAAGCAGCCCGCGGACGCCGAGCAGCCCGTGGACACGGGCCTGATCGGGGCCGTGGCGGCGTTCCCGGTGAGGTCCGGGCAGGAGACCGCCGCGCCCGCGCCGTCGCGCGTACCGGTCTCCGGCACCGGTGTCACCGAGCCGTCGGCGGCCCCCTCGTCGCACGACGCGCTTCCCCGGCGCCGCCCGGCGCGCACCGCCGCAGGACCGGCCGTCGCGGAACGGGCCGTCGAGGACGCCGACGGGGAGCGGTCGCCAACCTCGGGCGAACAGCGTGCCGCAGACGACTCACGGCCCCTGCGGCGGCGGGTACGGGGCGCGACGCTCGCCAGGACCTCTCCGCGGGCGGACCGGGGGGCGCCGCAGGTGCGGCAGCCCGCCGACGCCGAGGCCGTCCGCACGGAGCTCGACGAGTTCGAGGCAGCCGTACGCAGGGCGGAGCAGGACAGTGCTCATGCCCGGAGGGAACCAGCACCATCGCACCATCGGCAATCCCAGAAGGAGTCCGGCAGTGACCACGTCGACAGCTGA
- a CDS encoding substrate-binding domain-containing protein, which translates to MHPTRKAAVTATALLASAAITLTTGCESASTAGGSVAASPNGSSSPGCPTAFAEAKRAVKTAEDVNAPWSGPTSGPRAVPGKTIVYIAQTLTNPGAAGVAKGVQEAAGIIDWRVRTLDGQGTPAGIKAAFAEALALEPDGIVIGGFDPTSVAAQVEQANADGIPLIGWHAVAAPGPSRNPKLFSNITTRVEEVAKISADWIIARSNGRAGVVLFTDATIPFAKRKSDLIKKKLATCSGVRLLSYENVPIPRAGSLTTKRVSSLASRFGDRWTHSAAINDLYFDHAAPALRAAGRQGDGAPLNIGAGDGDPSAFQRINSKDFQAATVPEPLSEQGWQIIDEFNRSFAGKPASGYVAPVHVTTAATSGGALSWDSEGYREAYRRIWDK; encoded by the coding sequence GTGCACCCCACCCGCAAGGCGGCCGTGACGGCCACAGCTCTCCTGGCCTCGGCCGCCATCACCCTCACCACCGGCTGCGAGAGCGCTTCCACCGCCGGCGGATCCGTCGCCGCCTCCCCCAACGGCTCGTCCAGCCCCGGATGCCCCACCGCTTTCGCCGAGGCCAAGCGGGCCGTCAAGACGGCCGAGGACGTCAACGCCCCCTGGTCGGGGCCGACCAGTGGGCCCCGAGCCGTCCCCGGCAAGACCATCGTCTACATCGCCCAGACGCTGACCAATCCCGGCGCGGCGGGCGTCGCCAAGGGCGTCCAGGAAGCCGCCGGCATCATCGACTGGCGCGTCCGCACCCTCGACGGCCAGGGCACGCCCGCCGGAATCAAGGCCGCCTTCGCCGAGGCCCTGGCCCTCGAACCCGACGGCATCGTCATCGGCGGTTTCGATCCCACCTCCGTCGCCGCACAGGTCGAGCAGGCGAACGCGGACGGCATCCCGCTGATCGGCTGGCACGCCGTCGCCGCTCCCGGCCCCAGCAGGAATCCGAAGCTGTTCAGCAACATCACCACCAGGGTCGAGGAAGTCGCGAAGATCAGCGCCGACTGGATCATCGCCCGGTCCAATGGCCGCGCGGGCGTCGTCCTGTTCACCGACGCCACGATCCCCTTCGCCAAGCGAAAGTCGGATCTGATCAAGAAGAAGCTCGCCACCTGCTCCGGCGTCAGACTGCTGAGCTACGAGAACGTGCCCATCCCCCGGGCGGGCAGCCTCACCACCAAGAGGGTCTCCTCCCTGGCCTCCCGCTTCGGCGACAGGTGGACCCATTCCGCCGCCATCAACGACCTGTACTTCGACCACGCGGCCCCCGCCCTGCGTGCTGCGGGCAGGCAGGGCGACGGTGCCCCGCTCAACATCGGGGCCGGTGACGGTGATCCCTCGGCCTTCCAGCGCATCAATAGCAAGGATTTCCAGGCCGCCACCGTGCCGGAACCGCTGTCCGAACAGGGCTGGCAGATCATCGACGAGTTCAACCGTTCCTTCGCCGGCAAGCCGGCCAGCGGATACGTCGCCCCCGTCCACGTCACCACCGCCGCCACCAGCGGCGGCGCACTGTCCTGGGACTCGGAGGGCTACCGCGAGGCGTACCGCAGGATCTGGGACAAGTAG
- a CDS encoding roadblock/LC7 domain-containing protein — translation MTTSTADSSSERPEPTDLRAAAADFTWLLDRFATETAGVVDAIAVSSDGLLIAVSQLREHADSERLAAIVSGLTSLAAGASGNYGLGSLNKVIIDLEGGHVLVSAIGCGAVLGVVTSKEAKLGNIAYEMTLFANRAGAALTPQLVLELKNSVGAAPAG, via the coding sequence GTGACCACGTCGACAGCTGACAGCAGTTCCGAGCGGCCCGAACCCACCGATCTGCGAGCCGCCGCAGCCGATTTCACCTGGCTGCTCGACCGGTTCGCCACGGAGACCGCCGGTGTGGTCGACGCCATCGCCGTGTCGTCCGACGGCCTGCTGATCGCGGTCTCCCAGCTGCGTGAGCACGCCGACTCCGAGCGGCTCGCCGCGATCGTGTCCGGCCTGACGAGTCTCGCCGCGGGCGCCTCCGGCAACTACGGGCTCGGCAGCCTCAACAAGGTCATCATCGATCTGGAGGGCGGCCATGTGCTGGTGTCGGCCATCGGCTGCGGCGCCGTCCTGGGAGTGGTGACCTCCAAGGAGGCGAAGCTCGGCAACATCGCCTACGAGATGACTCTCTTCGCCAACCGGGCCGGGGCCGCGCTCACCCCCCAGCTGGTGCTGGAGCTCAAGAACAGTGTCGGTGCGGCCCCGGCCGGCTGA
- a CDS encoding GTP-binding protein, which translates to MVFVPSPTHGGHSVTPVEQPPTPVKLVIAGGFGVGKTTTVGSISEIRPLTTEAAITEVAAGVDDLTHTPGKTTTTVAMDFGCITIDPTLKLYLFGTPGQDRFGFMWDDLVEGALGGLVIVDTRRLDDCYAAVDYFEHKDVPFAVAVNAFDGQVEHDLDEVRWALDIAEHVPLIVFDARKTGSVRDALLVVLNVALARAEAALAPRT; encoded by the coding sequence ATGGTCTTCGTGCCGTCCCCGACTCACGGGGGACACTCCGTGACACCAGTTGAACAGCCGCCGACGCCGGTCAAACTGGTCATAGCCGGCGGCTTCGGCGTCGGCAAGACGACGACCGTGGGTTCGATCTCCGAGATACGGCCGCTCACCACGGAGGCCGCGATCACCGAGGTCGCGGCAGGAGTGGACGATCTCACGCACACTCCGGGCAAGACCACCACCACGGTCGCCATGGACTTCGGCTGCATCACCATCGACCCGACGCTCAAGCTGTACCTGTTCGGCACCCCGGGCCAGGACCGGTTCGGCTTCATGTGGGACGACCTGGTGGAGGGCGCCCTCGGCGGTCTGGTGATCGTGGACACGCGCCGACTGGACGACTGCTACGCGGCGGTGGACTACTTCGAGCACAAGGACGTCCCCTTCGCGGTCGCCGTCAACGCCTTCGACGGGCAGGTCGAGCACGACCTCGACGAGGTGCGGTGGGCACTGGACATCGCCGAGCACGTTCCGCTGATCGTCTTCGACGCACGGAAGACGGGCTCGGTCCGCGACGCGCTGCTGGTCGTACTGAACGTGGCCCTGGCCCGGGCCGAAGCGGCCCTGGCACCTCGAACGTGA
- a CDS encoding TetR/AcrR family transcriptional regulator: MSIMRPRQGRPRHTPPSDPGTSAREQILDAAGALFVERGIASTSTRMIAERVGIRQASLYYHFATKEEILAELLATSVRPSLQMVERIQALVPELATPAAALYAVAAMDVRTLSRTPYNIGTLYLLPEVRTERFDAFRAERGRLQESYGTLGALAAAEGVARSLPAERLGELLIQLVEVVIQIRRSREPEAADTEVIASACLRLCGLGESEVAAARDESQVLLSRLE; this comes from the coding sequence ATGTCGATCATGCGTCCCCGCCAGGGCAGGCCCCGGCACACGCCGCCGTCCGACCCTGGCACTTCGGCCCGGGAACAGATCCTCGACGCCGCCGGAGCGCTCTTCGTCGAACGCGGGATCGCCAGTACCAGCACCCGGATGATCGCCGAGCGGGTGGGCATCAGACAGGCCTCGCTCTACTACCACTTCGCCACCAAGGAGGAGATCCTCGCCGAGCTGCTGGCCACCTCCGTGCGGCCCAGTCTGCAGATGGTGGAGCGGATCCAGGCGCTCGTGCCCGAGTTGGCGACCCCGGCCGCGGCGCTCTACGCGGTGGCCGCGATGGACGTACGCACCCTCAGCCGCACTCCGTACAACATCGGCACCCTCTATCTGCTCCCGGAGGTACGGACCGAGCGGTTCGACGCCTTCCGCGCCGAGCGGGGCCGGCTGCAGGAGAGCTACGGCACCCTCGGCGCCCTGGCGGCAGCCGAGGGTGTCGCCCGCTCCCTGCCCGCCGAGCGGCTCGGCGAACTGCTGATCCAGTTGGTGGAGGTCGTCATCCAGATACGGCGTTCCCGTGAGCCGGAAGCGGCCGATACGGAGGTCATCGCGTCGGCGTGCCTGCGGCTGTGCGGGCTCGGCGAGTCGGAGGTGGCCGCCGCCCGGGATGAGTCACAGGTCCTGCTGAGCCGCTTGGAATGA
- a CDS encoding DUF742 domain-containing protein has product MAVGGLPPDAAGHAGGSPDPAGGRAPAIRPFLLTAGRVSGGGAALPIPVETQLVSTSAGLAVLHSLTFEHHDIIAACRRPQSVAELAAGLRLHLNVVRVLAEDLRAAGHLAVHRPNAGTAQDLSVLRRVIDGLRAVPDSRGTLRDTS; this is encoded by the coding sequence ATGGCCGTCGGCGGACTACCACCCGACGCAGCGGGGCACGCCGGGGGCTCACCGGACCCGGCCGGCGGCCGCGCCCCCGCGATCCGGCCGTTCCTGCTGACCGCAGGCCGGGTGTCGGGGGGCGGCGCGGCGTTGCCGATCCCGGTCGAGACCCAGCTGGTGTCGACCTCGGCGGGGCTCGCCGTCCTGCACTCGCTCACCTTCGAACATCACGACATCATCGCGGCCTGCCGACGGCCGCAGTCGGTGGCGGAACTGGCCGCCGGGCTGCGACTGCACCTCAACGTGGTCCGCGTGCTGGCCGAGGACCTGCGTGCCGCAGGGCATCTGGCGGTCCACCGGCCGAACGCCGGAACCGCCCAGGATCTCTCCGTACTGCGAAGGGTTATCGATGGTCTTCGTGCCGTCCCCGACTCACGGGGGACACTCCGTGACACCAGTTGA